Part of the Verrucomicrobiia bacterium genome is shown below.
ACAACCCGAGCCAGTTCGAGCAGCCGGAAACGGTGCGGGCCGCGCACATTTTGATCAGCACGCAGGAGAAGGACGGCTCCGAAATGAGCGATGCCAAGAAGGCGGAGAAGAAGAAGCTCGCCGAAGGGCTGCTCAAGCGCGCCAAGGCCGGCGAGGATTTTGCCAAACTGGCGCAGGAATACTCCGACGATCCCGGCTCCAAGGATCGCGGCGGCGAATATACCTTCCCACGCGGCCAGATGGTGCCGGAGTTTGAAGCCGCGGCGTTCGGCATGGAAACCAATCAAATCAGCGACCTTGTCACCACCCAGTTTGGCTACCACATCATCAAGCTGCTCGAGAAGCATCCGGCCAAGACTGTTTCCTTTGAAGAAGCAGCGCCGGACATCCGCAAATATCTCAAAACGCGCGGCATTCAGCAGCAGATTCCCGCCTTCATGGCCAAGCTGGAAAAGGACGCGCACGTCGAGATTCTGGACCCGGATTTGAAACAGGCGGCCGCCGACCGCGCGAAGGCGCTGGCGGAACAGCCGGCCGATGCAGCGGCCAAACCGCCCGTCGCAGGCGAGAAGAAAACGGACGGTCAGAAGTAATCGCCCGCTTCAAAAGCATTCAAGGCCCGGCTCACGCCGGGCCTTTTTTTATTGGCGGAGATCCGGCCTGGCGCAGTTCCTTTCGCAGCCGGCGGCGGACGCAGAGAACCAGAAAAAGCCCCGCTGCCACGAGCGGAACGATGAGCCAATTTCGACTTCTCTCAGGCACACACAAGCAAAGGCAACGGCATAGCTCGTAGCCAGCAGCGCGATTTGGACGGCAAAGCGGCGCCCCAAGGGATTGTCCCGCGTTGCCTTCACGGATTTCCAGCGCACCAGCCAGCCCCACCACGCGCCCAAGCCGGCGGCAACGGCAACGAAAGCAACGGCAAGAACGGCGCCTGACATGACGAATCCATGGCGCCGTCAGCCGGCTCCGTAACGCTTGCTGAACTTCTTCTTGGAATCGGCGTCCGGCGCGGCGCTCGACGCCGTGTGGTCGTGGGGGGCGGGCGTGTTTGCCGTGGGTTCGGTCGGAGGCTGCTGGACGGTTTCCACAAAGGCCAGGCGCACGCTCATCAGGTGCTGCTTCAGCAGTTGCTCTTCTTCAGGTGAGAGGTTGCCCCGGGTTTTGGTGGCGAGCATTTCGAGCTGTTCCACGAACAACTGGGCGGCCTCCAAATCAGTCTCGGTCTGGCCTGTCACCGGATTCGGAGCGCGGCCCATCAGCACCAGGGCGGTGCTGGCCAGCTGCATCACCATTTGGGCGAAGAGCGCAGCGTGCATTTCTTCGCGCGTCATCGGCGCGTCGGCAAATTCACCGATGGGATTATTCATGGCTTGCGTCGGTGCGGTGGCGGCGAATGTCCGCCAGCAGAAATTGAATCAGTTGCCGCAGCCGGGCATCGACCGCGACGGTTTCCAGAATGGTCTGCCGTTCCCGCGCGTCGGGCAGGACGGCGCACGAGACGAGATCGGCGAGCTGGGCCGGGTCTTCGATGGCGCCGAGGTATTTGAGCACTTCCTTGGCGGGGATGCCACTGGCCTGCGTGCCTTCGAGATCCGGTGCGGGCGCGACGGGAAACGGGAAGGGCAGGCCGAGCTTGATGCGCTCCTCCAGCAAATCCCGCAGCTTGTCCACCAAGGCATCCACCGCCACAGTGTCGCACGGCGGTGAGGGGAGCAGTTCGACACGATGCTTGCGATAAGGCTTGTAGCGGACCGCCTCACGCAGCTGCACGCGCGCCAATCCCTGCAAAATGAGGTGCGAGGTGGCGTCCTTGTGCTGGACGGAGACGCGGACGACGCCCAGGCCTGCCACCGGGATGGGTGTTTCGCGCATTGAACCCGGCCGTTGCATGGCCACGGCGAACATGCGATGCGTTTCCAGCGCGTCGCTCAGCATCCGCCGGTAACGGGGCTCAAAGATGTAAAGCGGCAGCAACGCCTGGGGAAAAAGCGTGGCGTTGGAAAGAATCATAACCGGCACTTCGTGCGGCAGTTGCATGCCCGTAATCTAGGGGCAGTCTGCGCCAGTGCAAGCGGGCAGGCTTGCCAAACCGGCGGGTTCGTCTCATTGTGGGCGGGGCGCGCGGCCGTTTTTTTGAATTTCCCGATTCAGGCTGCGTCTCAACCACTCATTTATGAAAGTGAAAGTTCTAGCTGCAATTCTGGCGGTGGGCGTGCTGGGTCTGGTGATCGCGCTCCTCTCCAATCGCAAGACCATTGCGGAACAACAGGAAGCGATTGCCTACCACTCCAACCAATGGGCGGAAACCCGCATCAAACTGGATGACCTGAAGCAGGTGCATGCTGCGACCGAGGCCGATCTGGACAAGCGCAACGCGGAATTCCTCAGCCTGACCAATGCCTACACCGAGGCGCTGGGCACCTTGTCGAAGACGGAAACCGAACTCAAGCAGACCGAAGATTCCTTGAAAATGACCAAGGATGAACTGGCGGCGCGTGATGCGAAAATTGCATCCCTTGAAGAGCAGAACAAGGAGCTCGACACCAAGTCCGCCGCACTGAGCACGGCCATCACGAACCTCACCACACAGATTGAGCAAACCCAGAAAAAACTCGCGGCCTCCGAAGGCGACAAGGAATTCCTTCAGAAGGAGTTGAACCGGTTGATGGCCGAGAAAGCCGAACTCGAACGGCAGCTCAACGATCTCAATTTCCTGAAGGCCCAGGTTTCGCACCTCAAGGCCGAACTCTCCATCGCCAGGCGGCTGGAGTGGATTCGGCAGGGACTTTTTGCGCCGGGCGAAAAGAAGGGCGCCACCTTGCTGATGGAAAAGAATCCGCCGAAGCCGGCGCCGACCAACAATTACGACCTGAACGTCGAAATCAAATCGGACGGCAGCGTGAAGGTGATTCCGCCGCTGACCAACGCCCCGGCCGGCAAGTAAGGCGCGGATGACTTTGCACGGCGGCCCGCTCTCACCGGAGGGCGGGCCGTTTTCGTTCGCCCGCTTGACTGCCCGCGCCGCCGCGTTATTACATATTCCCATCTGACTATGCCAACTTACGCTTACGTTTGCGCCAAGTGCGGCCACGAATTCGATAAATTTCAGTCCATGAAGGATCCCGCGCTGACCATTTGTCCGCAGGACGCCTGCGGCCAGAAGCGCTGGGGCAAGGGCAAGGTCAACCGCCAGCTCGGCACGGGCGCGGGACTGCTGTTCAAGGGTTCGGGCTTTTATATCACCGACTACCGCAGCCCGAACTACCAGCAGGCGGCGAAGAAGGAATCCGCCAGCACCACTCCGGCGCCGGCGGAAAAGAAAACCACCGGTGGTGAAGCCAAGCCGGCCAAATCGGGGGCCAAGCAAGCCTAGCCGCCCGCCGGGCGTTGTTCGCTCACCATGAAAATCGCCGCCGCCTTCGCCCTCACGCTGATTGCGGCGGCGCCCGGTTTGGCGCAGTTGCTGCCCACCGCGACCACTGCGGCGTGCAGTGCCACCGGGCAGTTTACCGTGACGGCGCCCCGCGTTGCCAGCTGGCTCCGTGCGACGGGTCCCGTGGGCACCAACACGGACTGGGTCCGGCTGGAGCCGACTTACGTGGCGATCTCCGCCGAACGAATCAAACAGGCCGTCTGGCGTGACCTTGGCATCAGCGGCGGCTGGCAGCAGCGGGTTGCCATCGCCCTGCAACCGGCGCGGAGCGCGGACGAACGGGTCACCATTGTTTCGGATCGCTCGCCGGGCGGCTGGAGTTATCGCGTGCTGATGCCGGACCAGTTGACACGTGAGCGTTACCTGCGCGCCATGGTGCAGGTGGTTTTGCTGGAGGTGGCCAATCGCACGGCGCAGGAGCGTTCCGCGGAAATTCCATCCTGGCTGGCCGAGGGCCTGCTTTTCGAACTGCTCTCCAATGAAGGCGCGGAACTGGTGTTGAATCCGCCGCACCGCTCGGCCAACGGCGTCTTTTTCCACACCGTGACCACCGATGCGCGCCAGCTCAGCCCGCTCGAGAAGGCCCACAAAATTCTGCTGGGTTCCACGCCGCTCACGTTTGAGGAATTGAGCTGGCCGGCGCCCGGACAATTGGACGGCCCGGGCGGTCCGGCCTACCGCGCCAGCGCCCAGTTGTTCGTCAGCGAACTCCTGGCCTTGCCCGACGGCCCGGCCTGCCTGCGCGATTTTTTGGCGACGTTGCCCAATTATCTCAACTGGCAGATGGCGTTCTTGCGCGCCTTCAAGCCGCACTTCAGCCGGCCGCTGGACATTGAGAAATGGTGGGCGCTCCAAGGCGCGGAGTTTGCCGGGCGCGACCTGACCCAGACCTGGCCTTACGAAGAAAGCTGGCGCAAGCTTGCGTCCGCCGTGCGGCAGCGGGTGGATGTGTTT
Proteins encoded:
- a CDS encoding DUF1844 domain-containing protein, which gives rise to MNNPIGEFADAPMTREEMHAALFAQMVMQLASTALVLMGRAPNPVTGQTETDLEAAQLFVEQLEMLATKTRGNLSPEEEQLLKQHLMSVRLAFVETVQQPPTEPTANTPAPHDHTASSAAPDADSKKKFSKRYGAG
- a CDS encoding LON peptidase substrate-binding domain-containing protein; this encodes MQLPHEVPVMILSNATLFPQALLPLYIFEPRYRRMLSDALETHRMFAVAMQRPGSMRETPIPVAGLGVVRVSVQHKDATSHLILQGLARVQLREAVRYKPYRKHRVELLPSPPCDTVAVDALVDKLRDLLEERIKLGLPFPFPVAPAPDLEGTQASGIPAKEVLKYLGAIEDPAQLADLVSCAVLPDARERQTILETVAVDARLRQLIQFLLADIRRHRTDASHE
- a CDS encoding FmdB family zinc ribbon protein is translated as MPTYAYVCAKCGHEFDKFQSMKDPALTICPQDACGQKRWGKGKVNRQLGTGAGLLFKGSGFYITDYRSPNYQQAAKKESASTTPAPAEKKTTGGEAKPAKSGAKQA
- a CDS encoding peptidylprolyl isomerase; amino-acid sequence: MNIIRTNSVLLLAALTAVHLTASAADSTNTDAALAKDSVAKPLELFANDIVAKGDDVKVTRAMLDEAMINIKASAAARGQAIPPQRMTALESQVLDRLIGMQLLNKMATAADRTNGLESAQKQFSLIKTNAGSEENLLRQLKTVGMTVEELNKKLAEEAVADAVLQREIKFDVSDADVKKFYDDNPSQFEQPETVRAAHILISTQEKDGSEMSDAKKAEKKKLAEGLLKRAKAGEDFAKLAQEYSDDPGSKDRGGEYTFPRGQMVPEFEAAAFGMETNQISDLVTTQFGYHIIKLLEKHPAKTVSFEEAAPDIRKYLKTRGIQQQIPAFMAKLEKDAHVEILDPDLKQAAADRAKALAEQPADAAAKPPVAGEKKTDGQK